The following coding sequences lie in one Mycobacterium sp. 050128 genomic window:
- a CDS encoding PAC2 family protein, with the protein MTPPDRGPEASSLPDLHNTIVVAAFEGWNDAGDAASDALEHLDAIWEAHPIVEIDDEAYYDYQVNRPVIRQVDGVTRELVWPAMRITHCRPPGSDRDIVLMHGVEPNMRWRTFCAELVAIADKLNVDTVVILGALLADTPHTRPVPVSGAAYSPESAERFGLQETRYEGPTGIAGVFQDACVAAGIPAVTFWAAVPHYVSHPPNPKATVALLRRVEDVLDIEVPLADMPAQAEEWELAVTEMATEDEDLAEYVLSLEQRGDAEVDVNEALGKIDGDALAAEFERYLRRRRPGFGK; encoded by the coding sequence GTGACTCCGCCCGATCGTGGCCCGGAAGCCTCATCGCTGCCCGACCTACACAACACGATTGTTGTGGCGGCGTTCGAGGGCTGGAACGACGCCGGTGACGCGGCCAGCGATGCGCTGGAACACCTCGACGCGATCTGGGAAGCCCACCCGATCGTCGAGATCGACGACGAGGCGTATTACGACTACCAGGTGAACCGCCCGGTCATCCGTCAGGTCGACGGGGTGACCCGCGAACTGGTGTGGCCGGCGATGCGGATCACCCACTGCCGGCCGCCCGGCAGCGACCGCGACATCGTGTTGATGCACGGCGTCGAGCCCAACATGCGCTGGCGCACGTTCTGCGCCGAGCTGGTGGCCATCGCCGACAAACTCAACGTCGACACGGTGGTGATCCTCGGCGCGCTGCTGGCCGACACCCCGCACACGCGGCCGGTCCCGGTATCCGGCGCGGCCTACTCGCCCGAGTCGGCGGAGCGGTTCGGCCTGCAGGAGACCCGCTACGAAGGACCGACCGGGATCGCGGGGGTGTTCCAGGACGCCTGCGTGGCCGCCGGGATCCCGGCGGTGACGTTCTGGGCCGCGGTGCCGCACTACGTGTCGCACCCGCCGAACCCGAAGGCGACGGTGGCGCTGCTGCGCCGTGTCGAAGACGTGCTGGATATCGAGGTTCCGCTGGCCGATATGCCCGCCCAGGCCGAGGAGTGGGAGCTGGCGGTCACCGAGATGGCCACCGAGGACGAGGACTTGGCCGAATACGTGCTGTCGCTGGAGCAACGCGGCGACGCGGAGGTCGATGTGAACGAAGCCCTGGGCAAGATCGACGGCGACGCCCTGGCCGCCGAGTTCGAGCGCTACCTGCGCCGCCGCCGCCCGGGATTCGGGAAGTAA
- the metH gene encoding methionine synthase, whose product MEGTYVNDAETTAFAPNIRPDCTDELTAALRQRIMVIDGAMGTAIQRDRPDEAGYRGDRFTEWPTALQGNNDLLTLTQPQIIEGIHREYLDAGADILETNTFNANAISLSDYDMADLSYELNYAGAALARKAADEYSTPEKPRYVAGAIGPTTRTASISPDVNDPGARNVSYDQLVAAYLESANGLVDGGADLLIVETIFDSLNAKAAVFAVETLFEERGRRWPLIISGTITDASGRTLSGQVTEAFWNAIRHAKPLAVGLNCALGAPEMRPYIAEVSRIADTFVSCYPNAGLPNAFGEYDESPERQAGYIADFAEAGLVNLVGGCCGTAPPHIAEIAQVVEGKTPRELPQIPVATRLSGLEPLNITDDSLFVNIGERTNITGSARFRNLIKAEDYDTALSVALQQVEVGAQVIDINMDEGMIDGVAAMDRFTKLIAAEPDISRVPVMIDSSKWEVIEAGLKNVQGKPIVNSISMKEGEEKFIREARLCRKYGAAVVVMAFDEQGQADNLERRKEICGRAYRILTEEVGFPAEDIIFDPNCFALATGIEEHATYGIDFIEACAWIKENLPGVHISGGISNVSFSFRGNNPVREAIHAVFLFHAIKAGLDMGIVNAGALVPYDSIDPELRERIEDVVLNRREDAAERLLEIAERFNSSEKSEDPAVAEWRSLPVRERITHALVKGIDAHVDDDTEELRAEIAEAGGRPIEVIEGPLMDGMNVVGDLFGSGKMFLPQVVKSARVMKKAVAYLLPFIEAEKAEPLPGEAVKKDTNGTIVMATVKGDVHDIGKNIVGVVLQCNNFEVIDLGVMVPAEKILAAAKEHDADIIGLSGLITPSLDEMSNFAVEMEREGLEIPLLIGGATTSRAHTAVKISPRRTGPVVWVKDASRSVPVAAALLDDKQRPALLEATEKDYAALRERHSQKNERPMLTLEKARANRTPIDWDGYTPPVPAQGLGVRDFHDYDLAELREYIDWQPFFNAWEMKGRFPDILNNPTSGEAARKLYDDAQEMLDTAIKEKWLTANGVIGFFPANAVGDDIEVYTDDTRTEVLTTLRNLRQQGEHRDGIPNRSLGDFIAPKETGLRDYVGAFAVTAGLGGGEKIAEFKAANDDYSAILLESLADRLAEAFAERMHQRVRKEFWGFQPDEQLDNEALIGEKYVGIRPAPGYPACPEHTEKVTLFELLDVTQRSGIELTESMAMWPGAAVSGWYFSHPQSQYFVIGRLAQDQVADYAKRKGWTLAEAERWLGPNLGYNPED is encoded by the coding sequence ATGGAAGGAACGTACGTGAACGACGCCGAGACGACGGCCTTCGCGCCGAACATCCGCCCCGACTGCACGGACGAACTGACGGCGGCGCTGCGCCAGCGGATCATGGTGATCGACGGCGCGATGGGCACGGCGATCCAGCGGGACCGGCCGGACGAGGCCGGCTACCGCGGCGACCGGTTCACCGAGTGGCCGACGGCTCTTCAGGGCAACAACGACCTGCTCACGCTGACGCAGCCGCAGATCATCGAGGGTATCCACCGCGAGTACCTCGATGCGGGCGCCGACATCCTCGAGACCAACACGTTCAACGCGAACGCGATCTCGCTCTCCGACTACGACATGGCCGACCTCAGCTACGAGCTGAACTACGCCGGCGCCGCCCTGGCTCGCAAGGCCGCCGACGAGTACAGCACCCCGGAGAAACCCCGCTACGTCGCCGGCGCCATCGGACCGACGACCCGGACCGCGTCGATCTCGCCGGACGTCAACGACCCCGGGGCCCGCAACGTCTCCTACGACCAGCTCGTGGCCGCTTACCTCGAATCCGCCAACGGCCTGGTCGACGGGGGCGCCGACCTGCTGATCGTCGAGACGATCTTCGACTCGTTGAACGCCAAGGCGGCCGTGTTCGCCGTCGAGACGCTGTTCGAGGAGCGCGGCCGCCGCTGGCCGTTGATCATCTCGGGCACGATCACCGATGCTTCGGGGCGCACGCTGTCCGGCCAGGTCACCGAGGCATTCTGGAATGCGATCAGGCACGCGAAGCCGCTCGCGGTGGGCCTCAACTGCGCCCTGGGTGCGCCGGAGATGCGGCCCTACATCGCCGAGGTGTCGCGGATCGCGGACACCTTCGTGTCCTGCTACCCGAATGCCGGTCTGCCCAACGCCTTTGGCGAGTACGACGAGTCCCCTGAGCGTCAGGCCGGCTACATCGCCGACTTCGCCGAGGCCGGCCTGGTCAACCTGGTCGGTGGCTGCTGCGGAACGGCGCCGCCGCACATCGCCGAAATCGCCCAGGTCGTCGAGGGCAAGACTCCCCGCGAGCTGCCGCAGATCCCGGTGGCCACCCGGCTGTCGGGTCTGGAGCCGCTGAACATCACCGACGACTCCCTGTTCGTGAACATCGGCGAGCGCACCAACATCACCGGCTCGGCCCGGTTCCGCAACCTGATCAAGGCCGAGGACTACGACACCGCACTGTCGGTCGCCCTGCAGCAGGTCGAGGTCGGTGCGCAGGTCATCGACATCAACATGGACGAGGGCATGATCGACGGCGTCGCCGCGATGGATCGGTTCACCAAGCTGATCGCGGCCGAGCCGGACATCAGCCGCGTCCCGGTGATGATCGACTCCTCCAAGTGGGAGGTCATCGAGGCGGGCCTGAAGAACGTGCAGGGCAAGCCGATCGTCAACTCGATCTCCATGAAGGAGGGCGAGGAGAAGTTCATCCGGGAGGCACGGCTGTGCCGCAAGTACGGCGCGGCCGTCGTCGTGATGGCCTTCGACGAGCAGGGGCAGGCCGACAACCTGGAGCGCCGCAAGGAGATCTGTGGGCGCGCCTACCGGATCCTGACCGAAGAGGTCGGCTTCCCGGCCGAGGACATCATCTTCGACCCGAACTGCTTCGCGCTGGCGACCGGTATCGAGGAGCACGCGACCTACGGGATCGACTTCATCGAGGCCTGCGCCTGGATCAAGGAGAACCTGCCCGGGGTGCACATCTCCGGCGGCATCTCGAACGTGTCGTTCTCGTTCCGGGGCAACAACCCTGTCCGCGAGGCGATCCACGCGGTGTTCCTGTTCCACGCCATCAAGGCCGGCCTGGACATGGGCATCGTCAACGCCGGTGCCCTGGTGCCCTACGACTCGATCGACCCCGAGCTGCGGGAGCGGATCGAGGATGTCGTGCTGAACCGCCGCGAGGATGCGGCCGAGAGGCTGCTGGAGATCGCCGAACGGTTCAACAGCTCGGAGAAGTCTGAGGACCCGGCGGTGGCCGAGTGGCGCAGCCTGCCGGTCCGCGAGCGGATCACGCACGCCCTCGTCAAGGGCATCGACGCTCACGTCGACGATGACACCGAGGAGTTGCGGGCCGAGATCGCCGAAGCGGGCGGTCGCCCGATCGAGGTGATCGAGGGTCCGCTGATGGACGGCATGAACGTCGTCGGTGACCTGTTCGGCTCGGGCAAGATGTTTTTGCCCCAGGTGGTGAAGTCAGCCCGGGTGATGAAGAAGGCCGTGGCGTACCTGCTGCCGTTCATCGAGGCGGAAAAGGCGGAGCCCTTGCCCGGCGAGGCTGTGAAGAAGGACACCAACGGCACCATCGTGATGGCGACCGTGAAGGGCGACGTCCACGACATCGGCAAGAACATCGTCGGGGTCGTCTTGCAGTGCAACAACTTCGAAGTGATCGACCTCGGTGTGATGGTGCCCGCCGAAAAGATCCTGGCCGCGGCCAAGGAGCACGACGCCGACATCATCGGGCTGTCCGGACTGATCACCCCCTCCCTGGACGAGATGTCCAACTTCGCCGTCGAAATGGAACGTGAGGGCCTCGAGATCCCGCTGCTGATCGGTGGCGCGACCACCTCGCGGGCTCACACGGCCGTGAAGATATCGCCGCGCCGGACGGGTCCGGTGGTGTGGGTCAAGGACGCGTCCCGCTCGGTGCCGGTCGCCGCGGCGTTGCTCGACGACAAGCAGCGTCCGGCCCTGCTGGAGGCCACCGAGAAGGATTACGCAGCTCTTCGCGAGCGGCACTCCCAGAAGAACGAGCGGCCGATGCTGACGCTGGAGAAGGCCCGCGCGAACCGGACGCCGATCGACTGGGACGGCTACACGCCGCCGGTGCCCGCCCAGGGCCTCGGCGTCCGGGATTTCCACGACTACGACCTCGCCGAGTTGCGCGAATACATCGACTGGCAGCCGTTTTTCAACGCCTGGGAGATGAAGGGCCGATTCCCCGACATCCTGAACAACCCCACCTCTGGCGAGGCCGCGCGCAAGCTGTACGACGACGCCCAGGAGATGCTCGACACCGCGATCAAGGAGAAGTGGCTGACGGCCAACGGGGTGATCGGGTTCTTCCCGGCCAACGCGGTCGGTGACGACATCGAGGTCTACACCGACGACACCCGTACCGAGGTGCTGACCACGTTGCGCAACCTGCGCCAGCAGGGCGAGCACCGCGACGGCATCCCGAACCGCTCGCTGGGTGATTTCATCGCCCCCAAAGAAACGGGCCTCCGGGACTACGTCGGCGCATTCGCCGTCACCGCGGGGCTTGGCGGCGGTGAGAAGATCGCGGAGTTCAAGGCGGCCAACGACGACTACAGCGCGATCCTGCTGGAGTCGCTCGCCGACCGGCTGGCGGAGGCGTTCGCCGAACGGATGCACCAGCGGGTCCGCAAGGAGTTCTGGGGATTCCAGCCGGACGAGCAGCTGGACAACGAGGCACTCATCGGTGAGAAGTACGTGGGAATCCGTCCGGCCCCCGGCTACCCGGCTTGCCCGGAGCACACCGAGAAGGTGACGCTCTTCGAATTGCTGGACGTCACGCAGCGCTCCGGCATCGAGCTGACCGAGTCGATGGCGATGTGGCCGGGTGCCGCCGTCAGCGGCTGGTATTTCTCACACCCGCAGTCGCAGTATTTCGTGATCGGCCGGTTGGCCCAGGACCAGGTCGCCGACTATGCCAAGCGCAAGGGCTGGACCCTGGCCGAAGCCGAGCGCTGGCTCGGCCCCAACCTCGGCTACAACCCGGAGGACTGA
- the malQ gene encoding 4-alpha-glucanotransferase, with protein sequence MPDDLRKLAKAHGVATFYRNERREPVEVDPEVVVKVLSLLEVDAATDADRRRELDKLADCEAVLAPTVAVRVGGRTQPFPGAVGLVSEDGAESNLRDELPADLSPGWYRLHTRDGQETTLVAAPPQVPQTPATWGWMLQLYALRSGRSWGIGDLADLREFIEWTAAEHGAGAVLLNPLNAPGPTHPVQPSPYTPSSRRFANPLALRIEDLDAYRRADPATRTEVDALRVAPDTERVDHDLVWVAKRGALELLWRAQGRPNPLDEPGASTALRDWATYCALAERHGGRWPQWPEPLRDVNGPAVTAARTELAPRVAFHAWVQQRCAEQLGAVRNTARDAGMALGVLHDLPVGVDSDGADAWALADMLATGVHVGVPPDNFTPRGQDWGLPPWRPDRLAETGYAAFRDMLCATLVHADGLRIDHVAGLWRLWWIPPGDTPDRGTYVHYDADVMLAVLALEAHRAGATVVGEDLGTVEAEVTEALGANGMLGCAVSWFTRDESEPDQPLLPASKWPTRVAASLSTHDLPTATGFLRGEHVRVRAELDLLKDVPAEQSAADKEKAEWLALLRAEGLLPADPDEATIISAMHRFLAATPSRLKLISPYDIVAEPRQPNLPGTIDEYPNWRLPLPKTLEQLRVDPRVAEIAAVFQAAAES encoded by the coding sequence GTGCCCGACGATCTACGTAAACTCGCCAAAGCCCATGGGGTGGCGACCTTTTACCGCAATGAACGACGCGAACCGGTCGAGGTCGACCCCGAGGTCGTGGTCAAAGTCCTTTCGCTGCTCGAGGTGGATGCCGCGACCGATGCGGATCGGCGTCGGGAGTTGGACAAGCTGGCCGACTGCGAAGCAGTCCTCGCGCCCACCGTCGCCGTCCGGGTCGGCGGCCGAACCCAGCCGTTTCCCGGTGCGGTGGGATTGGTCAGTGAGGACGGCGCCGAAAGCAACCTGCGCGACGAATTACCAGCCGATCTGTCCCCGGGCTGGTACCGCCTGCATACCCGCGACGGCCAGGAGACGACCCTGGTGGCGGCCCCGCCCCAGGTGCCACAGACACCGGCGACCTGGGGATGGATGCTGCAGCTCTACGCGCTGCGTTCCGGACGCTCCTGGGGCATCGGCGATTTGGCAGATCTGCGCGAGTTCATCGAGTGGACCGCTGCCGAGCACGGCGCGGGCGCGGTCTTGCTCAACCCGCTGAATGCGCCCGGGCCGACGCACCCGGTGCAGCCCTCGCCCTACACGCCGTCCAGCAGACGATTCGCCAATCCGCTGGCGCTGCGCATCGAGGATCTCGATGCGTACCGTCGGGCCGACCCGGCGACGCGCACGGAGGTGGATGCGCTGCGTGTCGCACCCGATACCGAGCGCGTCGACCATGATCTCGTGTGGGTCGCCAAGCGCGGCGCGCTGGAATTGCTGTGGCGCGCCCAAGGCCGGCCTAACCCCCTGGACGAGCCGGGGGCGTCCACCGCGCTGCGCGATTGGGCCACGTATTGCGCACTTGCCGAGCGGCACGGTGGTCGCTGGCCGCAATGGCCCGAACCCCTACGAGATGTCAACGGCCCTGCCGTGACCGCGGCCCGCACGGAGCTGGCGCCCCGGGTCGCCTTCCACGCATGGGTCCAGCAGCGCTGCGCGGAGCAGCTCGGCGCAGTGCGCAACACCGCACGCGATGCGGGCATGGCGCTGGGCGTTCTGCACGACCTGCCGGTGGGAGTCGACTCGGACGGCGCCGACGCATGGGCACTGGCCGACATGCTGGCCACCGGGGTCCACGTCGGTGTACCTCCGGACAACTTCACCCCGCGCGGCCAAGACTGGGGATTGCCGCCGTGGCGCCCAGACCGGCTCGCCGAGACCGGATACGCCGCGTTTCGAGACATGTTGTGCGCCACACTGGTTCACGCCGACGGCTTACGGATCGACCATGTCGCGGGCTTGTGGCGGCTGTGGTGGATCCCGCCCGGCGACACCCCCGACCGAGGCACCTACGTGCACTACGACGCCGATGTCATGCTCGCGGTACTGGCGTTGGAAGCCCACCGGGCGGGTGCCACCGTCGTCGGCGAGGACCTGGGCACCGTCGAAGCGGAAGTCACCGAGGCGCTGGGCGCCAACGGCATGCTGGGCTGCGCCGTGTCCTGGTTCACCCGCGACGAATCCGAGCCCGACCAACCGTTGCTGCCAGCATCGAAATGGCCGACGCGGGTGGCCGCCAGCCTCTCCACACACGACTTGCCCACCGCGACGGGTTTTCTGCGGGGTGAACATGTGCGCGTGCGTGCGGAACTCGACCTTCTCAAGGACGTGCCGGCCGAACAATCCGCGGCCGACAAGGAAAAAGCGGAGTGGCTGGCGTTGTTACGTGCCGAAGGGCTATTGCCGGCCGATCCGGACGAGGCCACGATCATCTCGGCCATGCATCGCTTCTTGGCGGCAACCCCGAGCCGGTTGAAGCTGATCTCGCCGTACGACATCGTCGCCGAGCCGCGCCAGCCCAACTTGCCCGGCACCATCGACGAATACCCCAATTGGCGGCTACCGCTGCCGAAGACGCTCGAGCAGCTGCGGGTCGACCCACGAGTCGCCGAGATCGCCGCCGTTTTTCAGGCTGCCGCCGAAAGCTGA
- a CDS encoding class I SAM-dependent methyltransferase: protein MARTENDTWDLASSVGATATAVATQRAMASQGPDARLNDPWADPLVRAVGSDTFIKLIDGKLGDTDDPVMNRQAVIEQITVRTRYFDEFFLQATDAGVRQAVILASGLDTRAYRLPWPADTVVYEIDQPGVIDFKTRTLADLGAQPPAERRTVAIDLREDWPAALVDAGLDTSKPTAWSAEGLLVYLPPEAQDRLFDNVAALSAPGSRIACEHMDFRNIPADWADKLTERSRRIGSKINLAELFYTGDRNAAGEYLADRGWQVDITTTEQAFAANGFQVPQDELASFGGASGYLTAVLG, encoded by the coding sequence ATGGCCCGCACCGAGAACGACACCTGGGATCTGGCGTCCAGCGTCGGCGCGACCGCGACGGCGGTCGCGACGCAGCGCGCGATGGCGTCGCAGGGGCCGGACGCGCGGCTCAACGACCCGTGGGCCGATCCCCTGGTGCGCGCCGTGGGCAGCGACACCTTCATCAAGCTGATCGACGGAAAGCTCGGCGACACCGACGATCCGGTGATGAACCGGCAGGCCGTGATCGAGCAGATCACCGTGCGCACCCGGTACTTCGACGAGTTTTTCCTGCAAGCCACCGACGCGGGCGTGCGGCAGGCCGTGATTCTGGCGTCCGGCCTGGACACCCGGGCCTACCGGCTGCCGTGGCCGGCTGACACCGTGGTCTACGAGATCGACCAACCGGGCGTGATCGACTTCAAGACCCGCACGCTGGCCGACCTGGGTGCACAGCCGCCCGCCGAACGCCGCACCGTCGCGATCGATCTGCGCGAGGACTGGCCCGCCGCGCTCGTCGACGCCGGACTGGACACCTCCAAGCCGACCGCGTGGAGTGCCGAAGGCCTGCTGGTCTACTTGCCACCCGAGGCGCAGGACCGGTTGTTCGACAACGTCGCGGCGCTGTCGGCGCCGGGCAGCAGGATCGCCTGCGAGCACATGGATTTCCGCAACATCCCCGCGGATTGGGCCGATAAGCTCACCGAGAGGTCGCGGCGCATTGGTTCGAAGATCAATCTGGCCGAGTTGTTTTACACCGGTGATCGCAACGCCGCCGGTGAGTACCTCGCCGATCGCGGTTGGCAGGTCGACATCACCACGACCGAGCAGGCCTTCGCCGCCAACGGTTTTCAGGTGCCGCAGGACGAGCTGGCCTCGTTCGGCGGGGCATCCGGTTACCTGACGGCCGTGCTGGGCTGA
- a CDS encoding mannan-binding family protein, translating into MLKRLSATLLLLAATALPGAAIARASAPSFCGELGGDWDGQYCHTTVTSERNAVRDIKVALPGELIDNPVTSGVVRDYLHTLVNNWRNANTHMAADSYGEENYEIFRHANLLSAVFHEDYHADGPKPNNAYRTFTFDMASGRRLQLSDVTTSNPLTAIPPLAQPFIETALNQAPPPHDPGTYPFIADRWTPDKVYSGAYKAWALTPDELIIYMPDYPVGHDEPINFSPGLPQWYMDGGTVQAHIPLSALAPVLRI; encoded by the coding sequence ATGCTGAAGAGACTGAGCGCAACACTTCTGTTGCTCGCCGCGACGGCGCTTCCCGGTGCGGCCATCGCGCGGGCCTCGGCACCGTCGTTCTGCGGTGAGCTCGGCGGCGACTGGGACGGCCAGTACTGCCACACCACGGTGACCTCGGAACGCAATGCCGTCCGTGACATCAAGGTCGCGCTGCCCGGCGAGCTGATCGACAACCCCGTCACCAGTGGTGTGGTGCGCGACTATCTGCACACCCTGGTCAACAACTGGCGAAACGCCAACACGCACATGGCCGCCGACAGCTATGGCGAGGAGAACTACGAGATCTTTCGGCACGCCAACCTGCTCAGCGCGGTGTTCCACGAGGACTACCACGCCGACGGGCCCAAGCCGAACAATGCCTACCGAACCTTCACGTTCGACATGGCCAGCGGCCGGCGGCTGCAGCTGTCGGATGTGACGACGTCGAATCCGCTGACCGCGATCCCGCCGCTGGCGCAGCCCTTCATCGAAACCGCGCTCAATCAGGCACCGCCGCCGCACGATCCGGGGACCTACCCTTTCATCGCCGACCGCTGGACACCAGACAAGGTGTACTCCGGCGCATACAAGGCGTGGGCGCTGACCCCCGACGAGTTGATCATCTACATGCCGGACTATCCCGTCGGCCACGACGAGCCGATCAACTTCTCCCCCGGCCTGCCGCAGTGGTACATGGACGGCGGCACCGTGCAGGCACACATCCCGCTCTCGGCGTTGGCGCCGGTCCTGCGCATCTAG
- a CDS encoding DUF3329 domain-containing protein — protein sequence MIVTATSEKVADAEMPQAPSPEPEDVEGADVKDEDVEDVEDTGVKDADAEDVKDSEAADEADEDIPFGRKAKKDKGDKTPLRNRPWGRYLRRSALPLLLIASLAVNGLLGWKLWQEHQVKEAGQQAQQAAITYAQVLTSIDSNKVDENFRQVLDGATGEFKDMYTQSSVQLRQLLIDNKASAHGVVVDSAIQSASTNKVVVLVFIDQTVANSQSPDPRIDRSRIKMTMEKVDGRWRASKVQLL from the coding sequence TTGATTGTGACCGCCACATCCGAGAAAGTTGCCGACGCCGAAATGCCCCAAGCGCCAAGCCCAGAACCCGAAGACGTCGAGGGCGCCGACGTCAAAGACGAGGACGTCGAGGACGTCGAGGACACCGGCGTCAAAGACGCTGACGCTGAGGACGTCAAGGACAGCGAAGCGGCCGACGAGGCCGACGAGGACATCCCGTTCGGGCGCAAGGCCAAGAAGGACAAAGGCGACAAGACCCCGCTGCGCAATCGGCCCTGGGGGCGCTATCTGCGCCGCAGCGCACTGCCGCTGTTACTCATTGCCTCGCTTGCGGTTAACGGCTTGCTCGGCTGGAAGCTGTGGCAAGAGCATCAGGTGAAGGAGGCGGGCCAGCAGGCTCAACAGGCCGCGATCACCTACGCACAGGTGCTGACGAGCATCGACTCCAACAAGGTCGACGAGAACTTCCGGCAGGTACTCGACGGCGCGACCGGCGAGTTCAAAGACATGTACACCCAATCCAGCGTGCAACTTCGGCAGCTGCTGATCGACAACAAGGCGAGCGCCCACGGCGTGGTGGTGGATTCGGCGATTCAGTCCGCATCCACGAATAAGGTTGTGGTGCTTGTCTTTATCGACCAAACCGTGGCAAATTCGCAGTCGCCCGATCCACGCATCGACCGCAGCCGGATCAAGATGACGATGGAGAAGGTCGACGGCCGCTGGCGGGCCAGCAAAGTCCAGCTCCTCTGA
- a CDS encoding MlaD family protein, with protein sequence MIAEAADVVVKVVRAAHRQQVWLSVAGLVLTLVVGTAYLLIGALRVAPFASSYRVTVQLPDSGGLLPNQDVALRGVRIGRVESLQITDSGVNAIASISSKVRIPANSVARVSALSPAGEQYIDLLAESDAGPYLHDGSLIALAHTSVPVSLAQLLGDADGMLAQVDPRKVELIKKELSLSTQGPAKLAAIVDGGTFLLSTLDSVLPQTTSIIKTSRVVLTLASDKNAGLAATATELNRTLSGIARMQAGYRRLTTQTPQTLSAVDKLFSDNSDTMVQLLGSMATMSQLLYQRVPALNALFPDYRGSVLDAVSSAFHDQGVWAIADLYPRYVCDYGTPAHPPSAADYYEPFMYTYCRDTDPAVSIRGAKNAPRPGGDDTAGPPPGADLGRQTDPTPKGRFTIPTPYGGPPLPIDPPH encoded by the coding sequence ATGATCGCCGAAGCCGCCGATGTCGTGGTCAAGGTGGTGCGGGCCGCGCATCGCCAACAGGTCTGGCTGTCGGTGGCCGGACTGGTGCTCACCCTGGTGGTCGGAACCGCTTACCTGCTGATCGGGGCATTGCGGGTGGCACCGTTCGCGTCGTCCTACCGGGTCACCGTGCAGCTACCGGATTCCGGTGGCCTGCTGCCCAATCAGGATGTGGCGTTGCGTGGCGTGCGAATCGGCCGCGTCGAGTCGTTGCAGATCACCGACAGCGGCGTCAATGCGATCGCCAGCATCTCGTCGAAGGTGCGGATTCCGGCCAACAGCGTCGCGCGCGTGTCGGCGCTCTCACCGGCCGGCGAGCAGTACATCGACTTGCTGGCCGAATCCGATGCCGGGCCGTATCTGCATGACGGCAGCCTGATCGCGCTGGCCCACACCAGTGTTCCGGTCAGCCTGGCGCAATTGCTCGGTGACGCCGACGGGATGCTGGCCCAGGTCGATCCCCGCAAGGTCGAGCTGATCAAGAAGGAACTGAGCCTGAGCACCCAGGGCCCGGCGAAGCTGGCCGCCATCGTCGACGGCGGCACGTTCCTGCTGTCGACGCTCGATTCGGTGCTGCCCCAAACCACCAGTATCATCAAGACCAGCCGGGTGGTACTCACCCTGGCGAGTGATAAGAACGCCGGATTAGCCGCCACCGCAACCGAACTCAATCGCACGTTGTCCGGGATTGCGCGCATGCAAGCCGGCTATCGGCGGCTAACCACGCAGACACCGCAGACGCTGTCGGCGGTCGACAAACTGTTCTCCGACAATTCCGACACGATGGTGCAGCTGCTGGGCAGCATGGCCACCATGTCGCAATTGCTCTACCAGCGGGTGCCGGCGCTCAACGCGCTGTTCCCCGACTATCGCGGCTCGGTGTTGGACGCGGTGTCGAGCGCCTTCCACGACCAAGGAGTCTGGGCGATCGCCGACCTCTACCCCCGCTACGTGTGCGATTACGGGACGCCCGCGCACCCGCCGTCGGCCGCGGACTACTACGAGCCGTTCATGTACACCTATTGCCGCGACACCGACCCCGCCGTGTCGATCCGCGGGGCCAAGAACGCGCCGCGCCCGGGCGGCGATGACACCGCCGGTCCGCCGCCGGGAGCGGACCTGGGGCGCCAAACCGACCCAACACCCAAGGGCCGCTTCACAATTCCCACGCCGTACGGCGGACCCCCGCTGCCGATCGATCCGCCCCACTAA